A genomic segment from Stenotrophomonas maltophilia encodes:
- the ligD gene encoding DNA ligase D, which translates to MSLHQYRRKRRLGGGAGQTPEPDGTPARADPKRRPVFVIQLHHASSRHYDFRLEMDGVLKSWAVPKGPSLRVGEKRLAVEVEDHPLSYAGFEGDIPEGHYGAGHVDVFDHGTWACEGDPLQALAAGKIDFVLHGQRLAGGWKLVRTAMKGRQVQWLLIKRDDGEARDAEADDLLGVPAPKRASAVMKRTAGKTGRAAPAARTSIRKADARWHAHALKLDGARDAPYPQGFKPQLTDHRDSAPDGERWLHEIKWDGYRLLADLHDGEVKLRSRNGLDWTDDFPEVVQAVQALPVRDARLDGELVVLDKEGRSDFATLQRVIDGSSKQPLRYIVFDLPGVAGVDISRAPLVERKALLKELIGPAPGTLAFSEHVIDHGPQVFDASGGAGFEGIVSKQVDAPYVNTRARSWVKVKHEDTDEFVIVGYTAPKGSRVGFGSLLLATPDKGGLRYVGRVGTGFDDENLRALLKALQPLAIKTPVLQLPAHVPFRAASVRWVKPVTVAEVAFRGWGKEGLLRQASFKRLRSDKQKEDLGMSTATADAEVGGEVQITHPERVVFPSQRLSKGDVADYYRRMARWILPEIVGRPLSLLRCPDGAGKVCFFQKHHGPGLGDAVHAVPLQQKSGREDYVYIDDARGLLQLVQMNTLELHPWGATVADPEHPDRLVFDLDPGDRVSWAQVKAGARDVRDRLQQVGLESFVRLSGGKGVHVVVPLQPKADWEQAKAFCEAFAQAMAQEQPERYVATMSKAKRSGVIFIDWLRNTRGATSVCSWSLRARDSAGVAVPLRWEELARISAADAFPMGKALARAKRLKGDPWQGIERLKQTLPSLKR; encoded by the coding sequence ATGTCGTTGCACCAGTACAGGCGCAAGCGCCGACTTGGAGGTGGCGCCGGGCAGACGCCGGAACCTGACGGAACGCCTGCACGCGCTGATCCCAAGCGGCGGCCGGTCTTCGTCATCCAGCTGCATCACGCAAGCTCGCGTCACTACGATTTCCGTTTGGAGATGGACGGTGTACTGAAGAGCTGGGCGGTGCCGAAGGGGCCGTCGCTGCGTGTCGGTGAGAAGCGACTGGCCGTGGAAGTGGAAGACCATCCGCTGTCCTACGCCGGGTTCGAAGGAGACATTCCTGAAGGCCACTATGGTGCTGGCCACGTGGATGTGTTCGATCACGGCACCTGGGCCTGTGAAGGCGATCCACTGCAGGCGCTGGCTGCTGGAAAGATCGACTTCGTGCTGCATGGGCAACGCCTGGCCGGTGGCTGGAAGCTGGTGCGGACCGCGATGAAAGGACGCCAGGTGCAGTGGCTGCTGATCAAGCGTGACGACGGCGAAGCGCGCGACGCCGAAGCAGATGATCTGCTGGGCGTGCCCGCGCCGAAGCGCGCGTCCGCAGTGATGAAGCGCACTGCGGGCAAGACGGGGCGTGCTGCACCAGCCGCACGCACTTCTATCCGCAAGGCCGATGCACGCTGGCATGCGCACGCGCTGAAACTGGACGGCGCACGTGACGCGCCCTACCCGCAGGGGTTCAAACCGCAATTGACCGATCATCGCGACAGTGCGCCGGACGGCGAGCGCTGGCTGCACGAGATCAAATGGGACGGCTATCGCCTGCTGGCCGATCTGCACGACGGCGAGGTGAAGCTGCGCTCCCGCAATGGCCTGGACTGGACCGATGATTTTCCCGAGGTGGTACAGGCCGTGCAGGCGCTGCCGGTGCGCGATGCACGCCTGGACGGCGAGTTGGTAGTGCTGGACAAGGAAGGACGCAGTGACTTCGCAACGTTGCAGCGCGTGATCGATGGCAGTTCAAAACAACCGCTGCGCTACATCGTGTTCGATCTTCCGGGTGTGGCCGGCGTGGACATCAGCCGTGCGCCGCTGGTGGAGCGCAAGGCGCTGCTGAAGGAGCTCATCGGGCCCGCGCCCGGCACTCTGGCCTTCAGCGAACACGTGATCGACCATGGACCGCAGGTGTTCGACGCCAGCGGTGGGGCCGGCTTCGAAGGCATCGTCAGCAAACAGGTGGATGCGCCCTATGTGAACACCCGCGCGCGCAGCTGGGTGAAGGTGAAGCACGAAGACACCGACGAGTTCGTGATTGTCGGCTATACGGCGCCGAAGGGTTCACGCGTGGGCTTCGGATCGTTGCTGCTGGCAACGCCGGACAAGGGTGGATTGCGCTACGTGGGCCGGGTCGGTACCGGCTTCGATGACGAGAACCTGCGCGCGCTGCTCAAGGCACTGCAGCCACTGGCAATAAAGACGCCCGTGCTGCAGCTTCCGGCGCATGTTCCGTTCCGCGCCGCCAGCGTGCGCTGGGTGAAGCCGGTGACGGTGGCGGAAGTGGCATTCCGTGGCTGGGGCAAGGAAGGCTTGCTGCGCCAGGCCAGTTTCAAGCGGCTGCGCAGCGACAAGCAGAAGGAGGACCTGGGAATGAGCACAGCAACAGCAGATGCTGAAGTCGGGGGCGAGGTCCAGATCACTCATCCGGAGCGGGTGGTGTTTCCCAGTCAGAGACTGAGCAAAGGCGACGTGGCCGACTATTACCGGCGCATGGCGCGCTGGATCCTGCCCGAGATCGTCGGACGTCCGCTGTCATTGCTGCGCTGTCCGGATGGCGCCGGCAAAGTCTGCTTCTTCCAGAAGCATCATGGCCCCGGCCTGGGTGACGCGGTGCATGCAGTGCCCCTGCAGCAGAAGAGTGGCCGCGAGGATTACGTCTACATCGATGATGCGCGGGGCTTGCTGCAGCTGGTGCAGATGAACACGCTGGAGCTGCATCCATGGGGTGCGACCGTGGCCGACCCGGAGCATCCGGATCGACTGGTGTTCGACCTCGACCCTGGTGACCGCGTCAGCTGGGCACAGGTGAAAGCCGGTGCACGCGATGTGCGTGACCGCCTGCAGCAGGTAGGTCTCGAGAGCTTCGTGCGGCTGTCCGGTGGCAAGGGCGTACATGTGGTGGTACCGCTGCAGCCCAAGGCGGACTGGGAACAGGCGAAGGCATTCTGCGAGGCGTTTGCGCAGGCAATGGCACAGGAGCAACCTGAGCGCTACGTGGCGACGATGAGCAAGGCCAAGCGCAGTGGTGTCATCTTCATCGACTGGCTGCGCAACACGCGCGGGGCCACCAGCGTGTGTTCGTGGTCGCTGCGCGCGCGCGATTCCGCCGGTGTGGCGGTGCCGCTGCGCTGGGAGGAACTGGCTCGTATCAGTGCCGCCGACGCATTTCCCATGGGCAAGGCGCTGGCGAGGGCGAAGCGCTTGAAGGGTGACCCTTGGCAGGGCATCGAGCGGTTGAAGCAGACGCTGCCGTCGCTGAAGCGGTAG
- a CDS encoding Ku protein, whose product MARPIWTGTLSFGLLNVPVSLMSGERKVDLQFRMLDSRDRKPIRFERVNADTGEEVPWKDIVKAYEYDKGSYVVLEEGDIRSAAPESHEAVEVESFVDAAQIDPRYYEKPYLLVPGKKAEKGYVLLRETLRSTGKVGIARVVVRTREYLCAVMPQQDALVLMILRYPQELVDPEDYKLPTGKLSDYRITSKETAMAEQLIESMAGDWDPSQYHDEFRERLQQVLNKRIKSKGGTTRVEDEPAPREDATTNVVDFMALLQKSLDANKRTPAKKTATRKAATKSTVKKAAKKATKKAAKKTAPRRKAG is encoded by the coding sequence ATGGCTCGTCCGATCTGGACCGGCACGCTGTCGTTTGGCCTGCTCAACGTGCCGGTGTCGCTGATGTCCGGCGAACGCAAGGTCGACCTGCAGTTCCGCATGCTCGACTCGCGCGACCGCAAGCCGATCCGGTTTGAGCGGGTCAACGCCGATACCGGCGAGGAAGTGCCCTGGAAGGACATCGTCAAAGCCTACGAGTACGACAAGGGGAGCTATGTCGTGCTGGAGGAAGGCGATATCCGCTCGGCGGCACCGGAAAGCCACGAAGCAGTGGAAGTGGAATCGTTCGTGGATGCGGCGCAGATCGACCCGCGCTATTACGAGAAACCGTATCTGCTGGTACCCGGCAAGAAGGCCGAAAAGGGCTACGTGCTGCTGCGCGAGACGTTGCGCAGCACCGGCAAGGTGGGCATCGCACGGGTGGTGGTGCGCACACGCGAATACCTGTGTGCGGTGATGCCACAGCAGGACGCGCTGGTGCTGATGATCCTGCGTTATCCGCAGGAACTGGTGGATCCCGAGGACTACAAACTGCCCACCGGCAAACTGTCCGACTACCGCATCACCAGCAAGGAAACGGCAATGGCCGAGCAGCTGATCGAGTCGATGGCCGGTGATTGGGACCCATCCCAATACCACGACGAGTTCCGCGAGCGACTGCAGCAGGTGTTGAACAAGCGCATCAAGTCCAAGGGCGGCACCACCCGGGTGGAGGATGAGCCTGCACCACGCGAGGATGCGACAACGAACGTTGTTGACTTCATGGCGTTGCTGCAGAAGAGCCTTGATGCGAACAAACGTACGCCGGCGAAGAAGACCGCAACGCGCAAGGCAGCCACAAAGTCGACGGTGAAGAAGGCCGCAAAAAAGGCGACGAAGAAAGCTGCAAAGAAGACCGCACCACGGCGCAAGGCAGGTTGA